The Opitutaceae bacterium genome has a window encoding:
- the rsfS gene encoding ribosome silencing factor, whose protein sequence is MPLKKIEIAPEKRKLLKLCTDVLDDRKAGNLLVLDVREKSSITDFFIIATATSDPHMRAMRNELDKALKEARVQVIGVDAEAGSGWTVIDAFDVMVHLFTEETRNHYRLETLWKDAALVDPAALEPVAVKKTATKSPRKAPVKKAAANRKTAVKKTPAKKAAVGKPVTAKKTPARKTAATKKTAGKKA, encoded by the coding sequence ATGCCTCTTAAGAAGATCGAAATCGCTCCGGAAAAACGGAAACTGCTCAAGCTCTGCACAGACGTGCTTGACGACAGGAAAGCGGGGAACCTGCTGGTTCTGGATGTCCGGGAGAAATCGAGCATTACGGACTTCTTCATCATCGCGACAGCGACCTCGGATCCCCACATGCGGGCGATGCGCAACGAGCTCGACAAGGCGCTCAAGGAGGCGCGGGTCCAGGTGATTGGTGTCGACGCGGAAGCGGGCAGCGGATGGACGGTCATCGACGCGTTCGATGTGATGGTTCACCTCTTCACCGAGGAGACCCGCAATCATTATCGTCTGGAGACGCTCTGGAAGGATGCGGCCCTCGTGGATCCGGCGGCCCTGGAACCGGTGGCGGTCAAGAAGACCGCGACGAAATCCCCAAGGAAGGCCCCGGTTAAGAAGGCTGCGGCCAATAGGAAAACAGCAGTGAAAAAGACTCCCGCAAAAAAGGCGGCCGTCGGTAAACCCGTGACCGCAAAGAAGACTCCAGCGAGGAAAACAGCAGCCACGAAGAAGACGGCCGGAAAGAAGGCCTGA
- a CDS encoding SDR family oxidoreductase, with protein sequence MPEQARTAVITGSGSGVGRAIAVRLADEGWDLALIGRTQTRLGETIGLCRKSTNRIRAYTCDVGDAASVAIAAGQILGDFQRVDAVINAAGENIPNRSLEVLSAADFERVIRTNLNGSFLTIREFLPRMRSQGSGTVINIVSDVGLAANPKAGTAYVASKFGQGALIQSINQEEQVHGIRACAIFPGDINTPLLDKRAHPPPVEAREQMLQPEDLAECASLVLNLPARAVVEQIVMRPRFPKTT encoded by the coding sequence ATGCCTGAACAAGCCAGAACCGCCGTCATCACCGGCTCCGGAAGCGGGGTCGGCCGCGCCATCGCAGTCCGCCTTGCCGACGAGGGCTGGGACCTGGCCCTGATCGGCCGGACCCAAACCCGGCTCGGTGAAACCATCGGCCTCTGCCGCAAGAGCACAAATCGGATTCGTGCCTATACCTGTGATGTCGGCGATGCCGCCTCCGTGGCCATCGCGGCCGGACAGATCCTGGGGGATTTCCAAAGGGTCGACGCCGTGATCAACGCCGCCGGCGAGAACATCCCGAATCGTTCGCTCGAGGTTCTTTCGGCAGCCGACTTTGAGCGCGTCATCCGGACCAACCTGAACGGCAGCTTTCTGACCATTCGCGAGTTCCTGCCCCGGATGCGCAGCCAAGGCAGCGGAACCGTCATCAATATCGTCTCCGACGTCGGCCTGGCCGCCAACCCCAAGGCCGGCACCGCCTACGTCGCCTCCAAGTTCGGACAGGGGGCGCTCATCCAGTCCATCAATCAGGAAGAGCAGGTCCACGGGATACGCGCCTGCGCGATCTTCCCCGGCGACATCAATACCCCGCTCCTCGACAAACGCGCACATCCACCTCCCGTCGAGGCCCGCGAGCAGATGCTCCAGCCAGAGGACCTCGCCGAGTGCGCTTCCCTCGTCCTCAACCTGCCTGCCCGTGCCGTGGTTGAACAGATTGTGATGCGGCCAAGGTTTCCCAAAACAACCTGA
- the nadD gene encoding nicotinate-nucleotide adenylyltransferase, translating into MSEEKIGLMGGSFDPVHLGHLIAAQDAMEAVGLDRVLFIPAARSPLKDRSPVASDKDRLALLERALEGESRFGLSTLEYDRGGISFTIDTVEELRRLLPETRFYWIIGADQAASLKDWHRVDDLVRQLEFIILARPGFVWDSGGMPEGTRFHAVQAHTFSVSSSEVRERIREGRSVRFLLPEGVATLIKNLHLYR; encoded by the coding sequence ATGTCTGAGGAGAAAATCGGATTGATGGGCGGCAGCTTCGACCCGGTTCACCTCGGGCACCTGATCGCGGCGCAGGACGCAATGGAGGCGGTCGGGCTCGATCGGGTTCTCTTCATCCCGGCGGCGCGGTCGCCGCTGAAGGATCGCTCTCCGGTGGCTTCCGACAAGGATCGGCTTGCCCTGCTCGAGCGGGCGCTGGAAGGCGAAAGTCGATTCGGACTTTCCACCCTGGAATACGACCGGGGAGGGATCAGTTTCACCATCGATACCGTTGAGGAGCTTCGAAGACTGCTTCCGGAAACTCGTTTCTACTGGATCATCGGAGCTGATCAGGCGGCCAGCCTGAAGGATTGGCATCGGGTTGATGACCTGGTGCGGCAGCTGGAATTCATCATCCTGGCCCGACCGGGGTTTGTCTGGGATTCCGGCGGCATGCCCGAGGGCACCCGGTTTCACGCGGTCCAAGCCCACACGTTTTCGGTCAGCTCCAGTGAGGTCAGGGAAAGGATCCGGGAGGGGCGGTCCGTTCGATTTCTCCTGCCCGAAGGGGTTGCAACCTTGATCAAGAACCTCCATCTGTATCGCTGA
- a CDS encoding SDR family oxidoreductase: MNILDTFRLDGKVALVTGAGRGIGRTCALALAQAGADVACIDLDAETAGSTADEILALGRRSLPLTCDVTDSAAVNTAFAEVARTLGRLDIAFNNAGICNHAPAEEMTDEQWAAVMSVNLNAVFYGSRAAGRIMLSQGTGGRIINTASMSGQIVNHPQPQCAYNASKAGVIQLTRSLATEWAPRQITVNSISPGYTGTEMTLAVKQYHDDWRRDTPMGRLAEPREICGAVVFLASPAASFITGHDLVIDGGFTCW; encoded by the coding sequence ATGAACATTCTGGATACCTTTCGACTCGACGGGAAAGTCGCCCTGGTGACCGGAGCCGGTCGCGGCATCGGTCGCACCTGCGCTCTCGCGCTCGCCCAGGCCGGCGCCGACGTCGCCTGCATTGACCTGGACGCTGAAACCGCCGGATCGACCGCGGACGAGATTCTTGCACTGGGGCGCCGCTCACTCCCACTCACCTGTGACGTGACGGATAGTGCGGCCGTCAATACGGCGTTTGCCGAAGTCGCCCGCACCCTCGGGAGACTGGACATCGCTTTCAACAACGCCGGCATCTGCAACCACGCACCCGCCGAAGAGATGACCGATGAACAATGGGCAGCGGTCATGAGCGTGAATCTCAATGCCGTCTTCTATGGTTCCCGCGCTGCCGGACGCATCATGCTCAGCCAGGGCACGGGGGGCCGGATCATCAATACGGCCTCGATGTCCGGGCAGATCGTCAATCACCCGCAGCCCCAGTGCGCCTACAACGCCTCCAAGGCCGGCGTCATCCAGCTGACCCGCTCCCTCGCGACCGAGTGGGCGCCCCGGCAGATCACGGTCAACTCGATCAGCCCCGGGTATACCGGGACGGAGATGACCCTGGCGGTGAAGCAGTATCATGACGACTGGCGTCGGGACACCCCGATGGGACGCCTGGCCGAGCCGCGGGAAATCTGTGGAGCCGTCGTCTTTCTCGCGTCGCCCGCGGCGAGCTTCATCACCGGCCATGACCTCGTCATAGACGGGGGATTCACCTGCTGGTGA
- a CDS encoding GNAT family N-acetyltransferase, translating to MTTFFDAALKVGEVVNGIEVSLLLTSVSPEDPERDWVPCYHFAITRSKDLAEVGRISLRIGNTESIRLYAGHIGYSIHEVYRGHKYSGKAALLLRALALRHNLDRLWITTNPENWPSRKICEWIGATYVDTVDVPPDHEIHKMGELRKCRYLWKVG from the coding sequence GTGACCACTTTCTTCGACGCCGCACTCAAGGTCGGAGAGGTCGTCAACGGGATCGAGGTATCGTTGCTCCTGACCTCGGTGAGTCCGGAGGATCCCGAGAGGGATTGGGTTCCCTGTTATCACTTTGCCATCACCCGGAGCAAGGATCTGGCGGAAGTGGGACGGATCTCACTGCGGATTGGGAACACCGAATCGATCCGACTATATGCCGGTCATATCGGCTATTCCATTCACGAGGTGTATCGGGGACACAAGTATTCCGGCAAAGCGGCCCTGCTGCTCAGGGCCTTGGCCTTGAGGCACAATCTCGACCGGTTGTGGATCACGACCAACCCGGAGAACTGGCCCTCGCGAAAGATCTGCGAATGGATTGGGGCAACCTACGTGGATACCGTCGACGTTCCGCCGGATCACGAGATCCACAAGATGGGTGAGCTCCGCAAGTGCCGCTACCTCTGGAAGGTCGGTTGA
- a CDS encoding DUF481 domain-containing protein, with translation MRFRLSLFLAVFFAAQLAAETRLVLKNGDFLTGNVSRVEDGVIHFESDVLGHLLIPATDAVIEGTDASAQEATVESADPQVAEATPTPQNPEPATQSTDESTDRLHPPPPPWKKNIEFGMTLQSGRKDKMDVSGRFTAQRNIREDQYRLYARRLYGETKSEKSTDLFDSSFRWRRDMSPRVFTQALTAYSFDQIKDIHHDFSQGVGVGRKIYNLDTLSVSMGGGATARYRDENGDPPVWNYMVDAFQDMDYAINDVFKVTQDASILIEPEDPDNYTLRLNAALIGKISQTVSLSMRYEYEFDNSLSVENRLSQRIITSLGYLF, from the coding sequence ATGCGATTTCGCCTGAGTCTTTTTCTCGCTGTCTTCTTTGCCGCCCAATTGGCCGCGGAGACCCGTCTGGTGCTCAAGAACGGCGACTTCCTCACCGGCAACGTATCCCGGGTTGAGGATGGCGTGATTCATTTCGAATCGGATGTGCTCGGCCACCTCCTGATCCCCGCCACGGACGCCGTCATCGAAGGGACCGACGCCTCCGCACAGGAGGCGACCGTTGAAAGCGCTGACCCGCAGGTTGCAGAGGCCACACCCACTCCCCAGAATCCGGAGCCGGCCACACAATCGACCGACGAGTCGACCGACCGACTGCACCCTCCGCCTCCTCCCTGGAAGAAGAACATTGAGTTCGGAATGACCCTTCAATCAGGGAGAAAGGACAAGATGGACGTATCCGGACGATTCACCGCCCAACGGAACATAAGGGAGGATCAGTACCGCCTCTACGCACGGCGCCTCTATGGCGAGACCAAATCCGAAAAGTCCACCGACCTCTTCGATTCCAGCTTCCGGTGGCGTCGTGACATGTCGCCACGGGTTTTCACCCAGGCCTTGACGGCCTACAGTTTTGACCAGATCAAGGACATCCACCACGACTTCTCACAGGGTGTGGGCGTCGGCCGGAAGATCTACAACCTGGACACGCTGAGCGTGTCGATGGGCGGTGGCGCCACGGCCCGATATCGAGACGAAAACGGAGATCCGCCTGTCTGGAACTACATGGTCGATGCCTTTCAGGACATGGACTATGCGATCAACGATGTCTTCAAGGTCACCCAGGACGCCAGTATCCTGATCGAGCCCGAGGATCCCGACAATTACACGCTCCGGCTCAACGCAGCTCTGATCGGCAAGATCAGCCAGACGGTCAGCCTGTCGATGCGCTACGAATACGAGTTCGACAATTCGCTCAGCGTCGAGAATCGACTGAGCCAGCGCATCATCACTTCGCTGGGATACCTGTTCTGA
- a CDS encoding galactitol-1-phosphate 5-dehydrogenase — MKALVLTEYKKLVVTEVPEPVPGPGEVLIEVAACGICGSDIHGYDGNSGRRLPPIIMGHECAGTIAALGKGTTGWAVGDRVTMDSMLFCGRCPYCTSGHTNLCESRQVLGVSCPEFRKEGAFARFVTVPASVLVALPDHLPFEQAAFAEPLAVSLHAVRLVDPKPGSTAVVVGAGMIGLLVIQVARAVGCSRVIAVDLDRDRLELARSLGASHVLNPADGGTVEAILALTDGKGAECAFEAVGHTNPLRTAIGSVRKGGRVGLIGNLSATTEFPLQQVVTREITLFGSCACAGEFPEAVRMIAEGTVSVASLITDRGRLEDGPGFFDRLYRHEPGHLKVILSPNA, encoded by the coding sequence GTGAAAGCCCTTGTCCTGACCGAATACAAGAAACTCGTCGTCACCGAAGTCCCGGAGCCGGTGCCCGGTCCGGGCGAGGTGCTGATTGAGGTCGCCGCCTGCGGGATCTGCGGCAGCGACATCCATGGTTACGACGGCAATTCCGGTCGCCGCCTGCCCCCGATCATCATGGGGCACGAATGTGCGGGGACCATCGCAGCCCTCGGAAAGGGAACCACCGGTTGGGCCGTCGGCGATCGCGTGACCATGGACTCGATGCTCTTCTGCGGTCGTTGCCCCTACTGCACGAGCGGGCATACGAATCTCTGCGAAAGCCGGCAGGTCCTGGGGGTCTCCTGCCCCGAGTTCCGCAAGGAGGGAGCCTTTGCCCGGTTCGTCACCGTGCCCGCCTCGGTGCTGGTCGCCCTCCCCGACCATCTTCCCTTCGAGCAGGCGGCCTTTGCTGAGCCCCTTGCGGTCTCCCTGCATGCCGTTCGTCTGGTCGACCCCAAGCCCGGATCCACCGCCGTGGTGGTCGGCGCAGGCATGATCGGTCTGTTGGTGATTCAGGTCGCCCGCGCGGTCGGTTGCTCCAGGGTCATCGCCGTGGACCTCGATCGTGACCGTCTCGAGCTGGCTCGATCTCTGGGGGCTTCCCACGTGCTCAATCCCGCAGACGGAGGAACGGTCGAGGCGATTCTTGCGCTCACTGACGGAAAGGGCGCCGAATGTGCCTTCGAAGCGGTCGGACACACCAACCCACTCAGAACGGCGATCGGCTCCGTCCGCAAAGGAGGCCGGGTCGGGCTGATCGGCAATCTCTCCGCCACCACCGAGTTTCCGCTGCAGCAGGTCGTCACCCGGGAAATCACCCTCTTCGGATCCTGCGCCTGTGCCGGGGAGTTCCCGGAAGCGGTCAGGATGATCGCCGAAGGCACCGTCTCGGTCGCCTCGCTGATCACGGACCGGGGCCGGCTTGAGGATGGTCCCGGCTTTTTCGACCGTCTCTACCGCCACGAGCCCGGTCACCTCAAAGTCATCCTTTCCCCCAATGCCTGA
- a CDS encoding prepilin-type N-terminal cleavage/methylation domain-containing protein → MHNRNTSKKGFTLVEIMIVVVIIGLLAAMAIPAFQKVRKTSQDKTILNNLRQLSAAAQQYFLEAGVTSVSSANLVGTQTDKYIKSINAVRNETYPGTLNATDTRISADGVNYEL, encoded by the coding sequence ATGCATAATAGAAACACATCCAAGAAGGGCTTTACCCTCGTTGAGATCATGATCGTGGTCGTGATCATCGGACTCCTGGCTGCGATGGCCATCCCGGCCTTCCAGAAGGTTCGCAAGACCTCCCAGGACAAGACGATCCTGAACAACCTTCGCCAGTTGAGTGCTGCTGCCCAGCAGTACTTCCTGGAGGCGGGTGTGACATCGGTCAGCAGTGCCAATCTCGTTGGCACCCAGACCGACAAGTACATCAAGTCGATCAATGCGGTCCGCAACGAGACCTATCCGGGCACGCTCAATGCAACGGATACCCGTATCTCGGCTGACGGTGTGAACTACGAGCTCTAG
- a CDS encoding glycosyltransferase family 39 protein produces the protein MAIWIGFFSLSPEEAVTVIRKGGYWVMAATVGLFALSVVQYLRAVRLGEATESMDWIRWLMVIAAGILLQIHEPHGFKIIMDELVLEATSMSMHMDREVFCPLQIHNFDGADLVFGGVIDKRPYFFAFLLSGLHDLTGYRPENAFFLNAVLTVVLLGLVGALTARLTNRYGGRLAVLLLAGLPLLAINATGGGFEILNLCMITITMLAAVSYLQRNDAASLNFLLMSGILLAQTRYESVLFIVPVGLIIAIGWLRMRSIKLTVPILCAPLLLVPYPLLNSIFQAYKTFWQLPAHLESPFSLEFLPGNLSHAVAFLFEFTPLQSNSILLSFTGVVALVFFGLFFLRRALHLHDLPAAHLVLLLFGVVILANFLLLMCYHWGQIDQYEVSRLALPLMLLMALTVPFVLMDFKPSQTVWSGFVSVSAVFFFFVALPISARSYPTERYLAYRETDWFLDFIREHKDEGAYFVIPSPLPAVILREATCSNTNFKIRAPEIDYHLKRGTYSRVYVFQHFAENLVTGELVETENSLIGDEYELELLEERKFGIGWRSRISLLTRVIPKPRDEDDVDELRMIRREVNLRNMDDSEESRIRRDFVDMLP, from the coding sequence TTGGCGATATGGATTGGGTTTTTCTCCCTGTCGCCAGAGGAGGCCGTCACTGTTATTCGCAAAGGCGGCTATTGGGTGATGGCGGCAACGGTCGGTCTGTTCGCCCTCTCGGTTGTCCAGTATCTGCGGGCGGTTCGGCTGGGCGAAGCGACTGAATCGATGGACTGGATCCGATGGCTTATGGTCATCGCGGCCGGCATCCTGTTGCAGATACACGAACCGCATGGATTCAAGATCATCATGGATGAGCTGGTTCTAGAGGCCACGTCGATGAGCATGCACATGGATCGGGAAGTCTTCTGTCCCTTGCAGATTCATAATTTTGACGGTGCCGATCTGGTCTTCGGTGGCGTCATTGACAAACGCCCTTATTTCTTCGCGTTCCTGTTGTCGGGGTTGCACGATCTTACGGGCTATCGGCCGGAGAATGCCTTTTTCCTGAACGCGGTCCTGACCGTTGTACTCCTCGGTCTGGTCGGTGCTTTGACCGCTCGTCTGACCAATCGGTACGGAGGACGTTTGGCGGTCCTGCTCCTGGCGGGCTTGCCCCTCCTCGCCATCAATGCCACGGGGGGAGGATTCGAGATCCTGAATCTCTGCATGATCACAATCACCATGCTGGCGGCAGTCAGTTACCTTCAGCGCAACGATGCGGCTTCGCTGAACTTCCTGCTGATGTCGGGAATCCTGTTGGCTCAGACCCGTTATGAATCCGTTCTATTCATTGTCCCTGTTGGGTTGATCATCGCCATTGGGTGGCTTCGGATGCGATCCATCAAGCTGACCGTGCCCATCCTGTGTGCGCCCCTTCTTCTGGTGCCGTATCCGCTGCTTAACTCGATCTTTCAGGCCTACAAGACCTTCTGGCAACTCCCGGCTCATCTGGAGAGCCCGTTCAGTCTGGAATTCCTACCGGGCAATTTGTCGCACGCGGTTGCCTTCCTCTTCGAGTTCACGCCGCTTCAGTCGAACTCAATCCTGCTTTCTTTCACCGGCGTGGTCGCACTGGTGTTCTTCGGGCTCTTTTTCTTGCGCCGGGCCTTGCATTTACATGACCTCCCGGCCGCCCATCTGGTCCTGCTCCTTTTTGGAGTGGTGATTCTGGCCAACTTCCTTCTCCTGATGTGTTATCACTGGGGACAGATCGATCAGTATGAAGTATCGCGTCTGGCATTACCTCTCATGCTGTTGATGGCCTTGACGGTTCCGTTCGTACTGATGGATTTCAAACCTTCGCAAACGGTCTGGAGCGGATTCGTCTCTGTGAGTGCGGTCTTCTTCTTCTTCGTGGCGCTCCCGATTTCGGCTCGATCCTATCCGACCGAGCGATACCTGGCCTATCGCGAAACGGACTGGTTCTTGGACTTTATTCGGGAGCACAAGGACGAAGGCGCTTATTTTGTGATTCCCTCTCCACTTCCGGCGGTGATTCTGCGAGAAGCGACCTGTTCAAACACGAACTTCAAGATTCGTGCCCCTGAGATCGATTATCATCTCAAGCGGGGAACTTATTCCAGAGTCTATGTCTTTCAGCACTTTGCCGAGAATCTCGTCACGGGTGAATTGGTCGAGACGGAAAACAGCTTGATCGGAGATGAATACGAATTGGAGCTCCTCGAGGAGCGCAAGTTCGGTATCGGTTGGCGGTCGCGCATCAGCCTCCTGACTCGGGTAATACCGAAACCAAGGGACGAAGATGACGTCGACGAACTCCGAATGATCAGGCGTGAAGTGAATCTTCGAAACATGGACGACAGCGAAGAAAGCCGCATTCGGCGGGACTTCGTGGATATGCTCCCCTGA
- a CDS encoding endo-1,4-beta-xylanase: MRSLFAALLVTGFASALIAQSVPENGISVIGSADPVDAMSFRTGSSGGQPIAARSVVEVDGQSFSRALRIEVTHPGTNFWDSALTQGSTAAVAKDDVALFHAFVRKISSDDETGLVTMQVYVEGNASFNYSKSLSTAISAGEEWTEIFLPFTFNNDYPSGTLSLNLGFGQTGKTMTMEIAGIELLNYAKTRTLNEMPRTAITYPGREADAPWRAEAAARIEQYRKGDLTIKVIDADGNPVPDAAVSVDMLRHRFSFSTAVTAELLTATGSDADIYRETILEYFNSVGTENDLKWPPWEGDWGSSFNQAQTLQALRWIQENDLFVRGHVLVWPGENNLPNSIKDLLPSRDPSVPQRVLDHIDDITQATRDFVQEWDVLNEPYDNRILMDFYGDHVMVDWFEQARMNLPEADLYINDYSILSSRGRDTAHQQRLEDVVQYLVDNGAPITGIGFQGHFGDAPTEPTKLWEVLQRYSTAFPELKFKITEFDIGTEDREYQTDYTRDFMTLVFSHPQMEGLQFWGFWEGRHWRPGSAMFNLDWTEKPFAAVYRDLVFNQWWTNLAGTSNSNGLFTGRTFFGRHRVTVEHDGFTSELEIDFAPGAGGIKVRLDTPPQSSPPPISRQPQSQRAEPGGTARFNVEAHDPDATYQWFHDGTPVGEDDPLLEITAVSEGDAGIYWVDVTDGSGTVSSRQTLLAVKPPPYDGDRLSNISTRGQVLTNAKIMIAGFVLAGTEPKEILLRAVGPTLGDFGVGNALADPVVELIKRTPQGEVTVSRNEAWEDGQDPETIRETSTRVGAFQLPSGARDAVIHVNLGPGAYTAKVSGRDNLTGVSLVEVYDADGTSAALPLSDVTNISTRGEVGTGARVLIAGFVVTGDAPKQVLIRGVGPGLAAFGVPGTLVDPELTLLKKLPDQTEETVARNDDWSLAPDPDALATAGSSVGAFALDKGSWDSALLVWLEPGVYTARMAGADGGTGVGLVEVYAVD; the protein is encoded by the coding sequence ATGCGAAGTTTATTTGCCGCTCTCCTCGTCACGGGATTCGCCTCCGCCCTTATCGCTCAATCCGTTCCGGAGAACGGAATCTCTGTCATCGGCAGCGCCGACCCGGTCGATGCCATGTCCTTTCGGACGGGCAGCAGCGGCGGTCAACCGATCGCCGCGCGGTCCGTGGTCGAGGTGGATGGCCAGTCCTTTTCCCGCGCCCTGCGGATCGAGGTGACCCACCCCGGGACCAATTTCTGGGATTCCGCCCTGACCCAGGGATCCACCGCTGCCGTGGCCAAAGATGACGTCGCCCTTTTCCATGCCTTCGTCCGCAAGATCAGCTCTGATGACGAGACGGGGCTTGTCACCATGCAGGTCTACGTCGAGGGAAATGCCTCCTTCAACTACTCGAAATCGCTGAGCACAGCCATCTCGGCCGGTGAGGAGTGGACCGAGATCTTCCTGCCATTCACGTTCAACAACGATTACCCGAGCGGCACTCTCAGCCTGAACCTCGGCTTCGGTCAGACCGGCAAGACCATGACGATGGAGATAGCCGGGATCGAATTGCTCAACTACGCCAAGACCAGGACCCTCAACGAAATGCCCCGCACGGCGATCACCTACCCGGGCCGGGAGGCAGACGCGCCGTGGCGGGCCGAGGCCGCTGCCAGGATCGAACAATACCGCAAGGGGGACCTGACGATCAAAGTCATCGACGCGGACGGGAATCCTGTTCCGGACGCGGCGGTCTCAGTCGACATGCTGCGGCACAGGTTCAGCTTCAGCACCGCCGTAACGGCTGAACTCCTGACCGCAACGGGGTCCGACGCCGACATTTACCGTGAAACAATCCTCGAGTACTTCAACTCGGTCGGAACGGAAAACGACCTGAAGTGGCCGCCATGGGAAGGGGACTGGGGATCCTCCTTCAACCAGGCACAGACCCTTCAGGCATTGCGGTGGATCCAGGAGAACGATCTGTTTGTCCGGGGACATGTTCTCGTCTGGCCCGGCGAGAACAATCTGCCCAACAGCATCAAGGACCTGCTTCCCTCCCGTGACCCATCCGTGCCCCAACGTGTCCTCGACCACATCGATGACATCACCCAGGCCACCAGGGATTTCGTCCAGGAATGGGACGTGCTCAACGAACCCTACGACAACCGGATCCTGATGGATTTCTACGGGGACCACGTGATGGTCGACTGGTTCGAACAGGCACGGATGAATCTGCCGGAGGCCGACCTCTATATCAACGACTACTCCATTCTCAGCTCACGCGGCCGCGACACCGCCCACCAGCAGCGCCTGGAAGATGTCGTTCAGTACCTGGTGGACAACGGGGCACCGATCACCGGCATCGGATTCCAGGGTCACTTCGGCGACGCTCCGACCGAGCCCACCAAACTCTGGGAAGTACTTCAGCGCTACTCGACCGCCTTTCCCGAACTCAAATTCAAGATCACCGAGTTCGACATCGGCACGGAAGACCGCGAATACCAGACCGACTATACCCGGGATTTCATGACCCTGGTCTTCAGCCACCCGCAGATGGAAGGCCTGCAGTTCTGGGGGTTCTGGGAAGGACGGCATTGGCGCCCCGGTTCCGCCATGTTCAACCTGGACTGGACGGAGAAACCCTTTGCCGCCGTCTATCGGGATCTCGTTTTCAACCAATGGTGGACCAATCTCGCGGGAACCTCCAACAGCAACGGCCTCTTCACCGGTCGCACCTTTTTCGGGCGCCACCGTGTCACCGTTGAACACGACGGCTTCACCTCCGAACTCGAGATCGATTTCGCCCCCGGCGCCGGCGGGATCAAGGTCCGCCTCGACACCCCGCCGCAGTCCTCCCCTCCTCCCATCTCAAGGCAACCACAGAGCCAACGGGCGGAACCCGGCGGAACCGCCCGGTTCAACGTCGAGGCCCATGATCCGGATGCGACCTATCAGTGGTTTCATGACGGCACCCCGGTCGGTGAAGACGACCCTCTGCTCGAGATTACGGCTGTATCGGAGGGCGACGCCGGGATCTATTGGGTCGACGTGACCGACGGGTCCGGCACCGTTTCGAGCCGACAGACGCTTCTTGCGGTCAAACCCCCTCCCTACGACGGCGACCGCCTCAGCAATATCTCCACCCGGGGCCAGGTCCTGACCAATGCCAAGATCATGATTGCGGGTTTTGTCCTGGCCGGAACCGAACCCAAGGAAATCCTGCTGCGGGCGGTTGGCCCGACCCTCGGCGATTTCGGCGTCGGCAATGCCCTGGCTGATCCGGTAGTGGAGCTCATCAAGCGGACTCCTCAGGGCGAAGTAACGGTCAGCCGGAACGAAGCCTGGGAAGACGGCCAGGACCCGGAGACGATCCGTGAGACGTCGACCCGGGTCGGCGCGTTTCAACTGCCTTCCGGCGCCCGCGATGCCGTCATTCACGTCAATCTAGGTCCGGGCGCCTATACCGCCAAGGTCTCCGGCAGGGACAACCTGACCGGGGTTTCCCTCGTCGAGGTCTACGACGCCGACGGAACCTCCGCAGCCCTCCCGCTGAGCGACGTCACCAATATCTCCACCCGGGGGGAAGTCGGCACCGGCGCCCGGGTATTGATCGCCGGATTTGTCGTGACGGGCGATGCCCCCAAACAGGTCCTGATCCGGGGGGTCGGTCCGGGCCTGGCCGCATTCGGGGTGCCCGGGACTCTGGTGGACCCAGAGCTCACTCTCTTGAAGAAACTGCCCGACCAGACCGAGGAAACGGTTGCCCGGAATGACGACTGGTCACTGGCGCCGGACCCCGACGCACTCGCGACCGCCGGTTCCTCCGTCGGTGCCTTCGCCCTCGATAAGGGGAGTTGGGATTCGGCTCTCCTCGTCTGGCTTGAGCCCGGCGTCTACACCGCCCGGATGGCGGGAGCCGACGGCGGAACCGGGGTCGGACTGGTCGAGGTGTATGCCGTCGATTGA